The stretch of DNA TATGTAATAGTTGATATTGGAGGAGGAACTACTGAAGTAGGTGTTACTTCTTTAGGTGGACTTGTATTATCTAAAAGTATTAAAGTAGCTGGAGATAGATGTGATAAAGCCATTATTGATTATGTTAGACAAAACTATAATCTTTATATAGGTGAGAGAACAGCTGAAAATATCAAAATTGAAATAGGTACAGCTATTAAATTAGATACTGAACTTAAAATCAAAGTAAAAGGTAGAGATAACTCTGGTTTATTATCAACTATTGAACTTGGTTCTGAAGGTGTTAGGACTGCTATTAAAGAGCCCTTACGAGAAATAGTATCTGCTATTCGCTCAGTTTTAGAGGACATGCCACCTGATTTAGCAGGTGATGTTGTTGATAATGGTGTTACACTAACAGGTGGAGGCGCACTTATAAGAGGTCTTGATAAATATATTGCAGATATTATTAAACTTCCTGTACGCGTTGCAGATGAACCTTTATTAGCAGTTGCTTATGGTACAAGTGCCGTATTAGACGAACCTCAATTATTAAAAATAATATCGAATCAATAAAGTATTCCATTGAATAAAATAGTATTCTTTTTATTTTTTATTCTACTTAGCCTATCTTATATCTTTGATATAGATAGGCAAATTATTCGAAACTTCAATTTTATAAACTCTTTTAAAAACTATTATTATGAAAAAACAATAATAAGCTCAAATTTTATGGATGAATATTTTGAACAAGCCCAAAAAATAAAAAATTATCGAGATGAAAACCTGCATTTAAAAAACTTCCAATACTTGTATGAAATAAATGAGTCAAAATACCAACAATTGTTAGAAGATTCAAAGATAACAAAACAAGAACATAAGATGGAACTTGTAAAAGTATTATCCTATGTTAAATTCAATGATTTTACAAAAGTATGGTTGGATAAAAATAAAACAAATGATAAAATCCTTGCTTTAATAGATGATGAATATGCAGCAGGTATTGTTATTCAATATGATAATAAAAGTTTGGCATTATTAAATGGGAATGAAAAATCAAATTATGCTGTATATATTGGTGAAAATGAAGCACCGGGTATTGTGCATCAAAATAAAAACAATAAAGAATATTTAAAAATTAAATATATACCTATTTGGATTAATATTAAAATAGATGATGAAGTTACTACTTCTGGAATGGATAATATTTTTTATAAGGGATTAAAAGTAGGAAAAGTTGTAAAAATAAATAAAATGGCAGATATGCAAGAGGCTATAATAAAACCCTACTCACAGGTGTATCAAAAAAGATTTTTTTATACCTATGAAAATATAAAAGAAGAAACAGCTTCTAGCTTAGAAACTAAAGAAAAAAAGAAATAAGTTTATTTTAATAAGATGCCATAATCTTATCAACACTATCCCAACTTAGATCATTTTTGTTTTTAAACATATTGTAAATATATCTGGCAAACATATCTGTTTCAATATTTACTTTTGTACCTACTTTGTAGGTATGGAAAAGGGTATTTTTAATAGTGTGAGGAATAATTGTTAATCTGAATGTGTCATTTATTACTTCATTAATAGTTAAAGAAACACCATCAATTGTAATAGAGCCTTTTGGAATAATAAATTTAAGATATTCTTTTGG from Campylobacteraceae bacterium encodes:
- the mreC gene encoding rod shape-determining protein MreC, translating into MNKIVFFLFFILLSLSYIFDIDRQIIRNFNFINSFKNYYYEKTIISSNFMDEYFEQAQKIKNYRDENLHLKNFQYLYEINESKYQQLLEDSKITKQEHKMELVKVLSYVKFNDFTKVWLDKNKTNDKILALIDDEYAAGIVIQYDNKSLALLNGNEKSNYAVYIGENEAPGIVHQNKNNKEYLKIKYIPIWINIKIDDEVTTSGMDNIFYKGLKVGKVVKINKMADMQEAIIKPYSQVYQKRFFYTYENIKEETASSLETKEKKK
- a CDS encoding rod shape-determining protein; the encoded protein is MLDKLIGLFSSDMAIDLGTANTIVSIKGKGIIINEPSVVAVQHDRYGTDKILAVGQEAKQMIGKTPLNIQAVRPMKDGVIADFEMTERMIRYFIEKAHARKSFIRPRIIICIPYGITQVERKAVKESALSAGAREVFLIEEPMAAAIGAGIPVSDPSGYVIVDIGGGTTEVGVTSLGGLVLSKSIKVAGDRCDKAIIDYVRQNYNLYIGERTAENIKIEIGTAIKLDTELKIKVKGRDNSGLLSTIELGSEGVRTAIKEPLREIVSAIRSVLEDMPPDLAGDVVDNGVTLTGGGALIRGLDKYIADIIKLPVRVADEPLLAVAYGTSAVLDEPQLLKIISNQ